The genome window CTGAACGACGAGTAGAACGGATTGGCGATGAGCTGCGCCGTGAAGAGACCGCCCACAGCGGCTGCCACCACGGCCGTGCGGACGGTGATCGCGGCGGGCACGAGGAACGCGAAGAGCGCGTAGTAGCCGAGGAAGTACCTGTTGCCGATGGGGCCGCCGCCGCCCGAATACGTGAACGGCATGTAGATCAGGATCGCCACGGACGCGACGGCGAGCGTGCCGACGAGCAGCCACTGGAACGGTTCGCGGCGCTGTCGTCCTGCAACGAGGAACAGCACGAGCGTCAGGACGCCCGGGAAGAAATACGGCACGAGTCCCGTGTGCCGCCCCAGGAAGAAGTACACGATGTTGTGTCGCAACACCGTGGTCAGTGCGTCCGTATTGAAGATGACCTCTGTCAGCAGGCCATCTGTCGCGCGCTTCTCACCCGTCGTGTCGAACGTCAGGTCAGGCGACTGGAACGGGAACCGGCCGTAGAACGTCGAGCGATCGGGACCGCCGCCCTGATAGTTCATGTCGCCGCTGCTGATGCCGTTGGCGAGGAACAACCCGCCCGTGGCAACGAGGAACGCGACGCAGATCCCCGCGACGCGCCACCACTGCCGGCGCCACAACGCGAGCAGCAGCAGCGGTGCGGCCGCAAAGACGTTCAGGGGCTTGGAGAACGTCGCGACGCCGAGCAGTACGCAGGCGACGATGTCCGACCACGGGCTCCGCACGAACGCGCCCCAGCGATCGAGCCACGTGCCTGTCTGCGCCGCCGCTGGCGCCACCTCCTTGTACGCCCACAGGAAGAGCCCGAGCAGCACGAACGACAGGTTGAACAACTCCGGCGTGAGCCAGACGAAGTACACGGGCGCGGCCGACGCGAACAGGAACACGACGGCGTATCCCAGCGCCGCGGACGCCGTGGCGCGTGCGCGCACGAACGCGTACACGGCACCGAAGCACGCCGTGAGGAGGAGCGCGTGCAGCACGAGGAAGCCGTTGGTGCCGACGAGCATGATGAACGGCGCCGCGGCGAGCGGATAGATGAACGACTTGCCGTAGTAGAGCCTGTCGGCGCGCGGGTCTGTGCCCTTCACCCACTTGACGAACGGCGGGCGTCCCTGGAACTCGATGGTGACGCTGCGCCCGCGCTTGAGGAAGATGCCTTCGGGCCCGCTCGGGAACTCGCGCCACACGCGCACGAGGTCCTTGCGCTGGAACTGCATGTCCCGGTCGGCGGCGATGCTGTGGCCCAGGCTGTAGTAGGTCGACTCGTCGCTCTGGAAGCCGAACGCGACGACGGGGAATCGCACAGACAGCGCAAACCCGAGCAGGAGCACGCCGAGCACGATCGTGGCGACGGCTCCCGGCTCGTTCCACACGCGCCCGAGCCGCGCCGCCCCGGGCACGTTCACGCCTTCACCCCATCATCCAGGAACGACAGATCCTCGTGCAGGAGACCCTGTCGCTTCGTGGGCTTCGACACGCGCGCCATCAGGTCATAGAGGCGCTCCATCTTCCGCACGTACGCGTCGATGTCGTAGCGACGGCTCGTGCGCTGCGCCTCGGCGCCGAGCGCGGCACGGCGTACGGGATCGCGTTCGAGCGCCACCACCGCGTCGGCGATGTCGCGCGCGCGCTCCTTCGGCACGACCACCGCGTCGACGCCGTCGCGCAGGATCTCGCACAACCCGTCGGCATCCGTCGACACGATCGGCTTGCCCATCGCGAGCGCTTCGAACGAGGTCAACGGCGTGCCTTCCCACAGCGAGGGAAAGACCACGAGATCGAACGCCGAGAGCACGCGCGCCACGTCGCGCTGGAAGCCGAGGAAGTGCACGCGATCGGCCACGCCGAGCGCCCGCGCCTGCGCCTCGAGCTCACCGTGCAGTTCGCCCTCGCCGGCAAGGTAAATCTGCGCCGATGGAATCTGCTCGACGATCGGACCGACGGCGTCGATGAGGTACTTGTTGCCCTTCGCGGGCATCAGGCGCGTCACGGTACCGACGGCGAACGTCCCCGGCGTGATCCCGAGTGCCTCACGCGCGGCGGCGATCTCCTGCGCGCCGCGCGGACGCCCGAACTCCTCGAGCGGCGCGCCGAGATACACCACGCGCGTCTTCTCCGCCGGCATCTTCCGTGCGCGAATCGTGAACTCCGCCGTCGACTTCGACACGGCGATCGCGAGGTCGGTGTAGGGCGCGAGCAGCGAATCGGCAACCTGCTGGAACCAGGGTGTCGTCGTGTGGTTGGCGTGCTCGTGCAGCAACGCCGCCGTGCCGCGCATTGCTGCCGCGAGACGTCCGAAGGTCGTCGCGCCGTAGCCGTGCAGGTGCAGGACCTGCGTCCCCTTGCGGTCCATCACCTTGAGGAGCGCGGTGAGCGTGGCGGGATCGAACTTGCCCTTGTGCAGGTACGTGACGTCGACGCCGAACTGCTCCAGCGTGTCTTCGGAGGTGTCCTTCTGCCTGAGGCTCACGAGCGACACGTCGAAGCGTGCGGGATCGAAACGCGGCAGCGTCCACGCGAACAGGCGCTTGACGCCGTGCATGCGCGACCCGGCCCATCCCAGGTGATCGCAGACGTGCAGGACGGAAATCTTCTGGCTCACAGCAATCCCTGCGCGCGATACCACGCGATGGTGCGCCTGATGCCCTCGGGCAACCCGACGACGGGGTTGAAACCCAGCTCGGTGCGCGCACGCGTGATGTCGAAGGCGCGGCTCTTCGTGTAGAAGTCCACGCGCCGACGATACAGCGGTGGCTGGATGCGCAACGGCACGCAGACGGCTTCGCAGGCGGCACCCGCGAGCCAGAACGGCCACACGGGCAGGTGCACCGGCAGCGGCGTGACCTTCAGTTCCGTTGCGATGAGATCGACGAGTTCGTTGAGCGTGGTGTAGCGCGGCCCACCGAGGATGTAGGTACGTCCGGCCGCGGCAGGTACCTCGCCGCACAGCCGGAACCCCTCGCACAGATCGTCGATGAACGTGAGGTGATAGAACACCTCGCCCGATCCCAGCACCGGGAAGCGGCGCCGCGAGATGCCCCGGAACATCTTGAGGAAGCGCATGTCGCCCGGACCGTAGATGCCGATCGGTCTCGCGATGACGACCTCGATGCCGCCCTTCACGCCTTCCGCGCGCGCGAGGCGTTCGCCTTCGAGCTTGGTGTCCTGGTACACGTCGCCGGGATTGAACGGTGCGTCCTCGTTGGCGGGCGGATTGGCGACGTGTCCATGGACGCCGCCGGTGCTGCAGTGCACCACACGTGTGGCACCGCCCGCTCGCGCGCCGTCGATCACGTGCTGCACGCCCTGCACGTTGATGGCTCTGTACGCGCTGTCTGGCTGTCCGGCTTCGCGATACGTCGCGGCGATGTGATAGACGATGTCGGTGCCCGCGCATGCGGCGGCGACAGCCCTCGCATCAGTCAGATCGCCAGTGACGATCTCGACACCCGCGTCGCGCAACGCCGCGACGTCTGGCCGCGCCAGGCTCTTCTGCCGCACCAGACCACGCACCTGCACACCCCTGTGACGGAGGTGACGTGCGAGGTGGCCACCGGTGAAGCCGGTGGCGCCCGTGACGAGCACCGTCACCGTCCGTCCTGCCCTCCCGAGGCGGCGGCACCTGCCACGGGCAACACGCGGTGACGCATCGACGCCATCAACATCTCGTAGGCGCGTCGCGTACGCGTGAGATACGACTGCCGGCTGTACTGATCGTCGGCGAGCCGACGGGCGCCATCGACCACACGCCCGGCGAGCGCGGGCTCGACAATCGCCCGCGCGAGGCCATCGGCCAGTGCGTCAGGCGTGGGCTCGACGAGCACGGCGGAATCAGGCGAGAGCACCTGGGTGTGCGTCCGCAGGTTCGTGGCGACGATCGGGCGGGCCGATCGGAGGTACGAATAGATCTTCAGGGGCGTGTTCGTCCCCGAGATCCGCGGAGACACGAGCACGTCGCACGCGTCGACCAGGTGCGGTACCTCCACGGGCGGCCGCTGTCCCGTGAACACGAGTGGCGCGCCGCGTTCGCGCGCACGCGCGGTCATCCCGGCCACCTGTTCGGGCGCGCCGCCTGCGACAAGGACGGCCACGTCGGGCACGCGTGCCTTCAACGCGACGCTGGCGTCGAGCAGCAGATCGAGTCCCTGGTACTGCTCGAAGGTGCCCGTGTAGAGCACGACGGGCTGATCCGGCGTGAGCCCCCACGCGGCGCGCACCGCCGCGCGGCCGGGGCCCGGCGTCGGATCGACGTCGCCGCCCATCACGTTCTCGATGAGGACCGCGCGGTCGCCCACGCCCATCTCGTGCACGGCGTCCTGCAGTTCCTGGCAGATCGTGATCACGACCTGCGACCCACGCACCATGTAGTCCTCGGCGCGCTGGAAGCCCCAGCGCAGCACGCGCGACCGCGAGTACTTGAAGTTGCCGAGTTGCTGCGGGAGGCTCGAGTGCATGTCGTACAGGTGCGGAATCCCGAGGCGTCTGCCGAGCCACACGCCCACCACGCCCATCTCTTCATGGGAGTGGATAGCGTCGTAACGGGTGCGGCCGAGGAAGGCAACCCGCAGGATCGTGAGGACCAGACACGCGTCGAGCACGAGCTTGGTGACCGACGGGCCGATCGGCACGGTCGTCACCAACGGTGGGCGCCAGCTCCTGAAAATCCGGAGGCGTGGGAGTTCCACGTCCCTGCCGATCGGATAGGTCACCAGATCGACGGCATGGCCGTCCTCGACGAGGGCCTTGATGCGGTGATACTCGCTGAATGGCGTACCGCGGGGCTCGAAGAACGGCTCCGGCGCGAGCATCAGGATCCTGAGCGGCGTGGCTGGGGAGGTCACGATACGGGGATTGGGCTGGCGGGTGATGCCCTCACTCGGAACGGGCAGCCGCGCCGCAAAGCTCTCAAGTATAGCCCACGGCACCACCGCCACGAGGGCACGGGCCGGAGTGCGCAGGCGAGTTTGCCCGCTCCTGAGTCGCATGGTACCGTCACACACCGTCCGACCGCCGTGGGCGCGGCCGGCGCCACCTCACCATGTCTCCCCTGTCCGGTCGCGTCAAACGCGCGTCCTCGTTCGCCCTCAAGCTCAGCATCAGTGTTGGGCTCCTGGCCATGCTGTTTCGTCAGACGGACATGAGCGCCGTGCTGGCCCGGCTCCGCCAGGTGGAGCCGGCGTGGGTCGGGCTGGCGCTGCTGGTGCACACCGCCCTGCTCATCGTGAGTGGATGGCGATGGCGGCGGCTGCTGGTCACCCAGGACGTCCACGCCTCGACGTGGCAGCTCACCGTATCCTGCCTGGTCGCCAACTTCTTCAACAACTTCCTGCCGAGCAACATCGGCGGCGACGTCGTGCGCGTGGCGGACACGGCGGGCCTGACCGGATCGCGCACGGTGGCCACGGCTGTCGTCCTGCTCGATCGTGCGCTCGGCTTCATCGCGCTCGTCGCCGTCGCTGCCTGCGGCTCACTGCTGCTCCGGCACGCGCTGCCAGGGACCGGCTACCTCTGGGTGCTGTTGGTCCTCGGGGCCGTCGGTGCGGCGGTCGTGGTATCGCGTCCGGCACTGGTGCCGCGACTGCTCCGCCCCTTGACCCGCGTACGGGAAGAGTGGGTCACCGAACGCCTCGGACGCATCGAGGACATGCTCGGACGCGTCGGGAGCGACAGGGGCCGGCTGCTCCAGGCGTTTGCCGGCGCGGTGGTCGTCCAGGTGCTGGTCGTCCTGTTCTACGTCTGCGTGGCGCGGGGCCTGCACGTCGATCTGCCGCTCCGCGACGCGCTCGTCATCGTGCCCGTGAGCCTGGTCATCCAGCTCGCGCCCGTCTCGATCAACGGATTCGGCGTGCGCGAAGCCGTCTTCTCCTACCTGTTCAAGCGGCTCGGCCACCCCGTGGACGCCGGCCTCGCGCTATCGATCGCCGGGGCCGCCCTCCTCATCCTCACCTCGCTCCCCGGCGGCCTCGTGTTCCTGCTGCGCAAGGAGGGCCTGATGGTCGCGGCCCGGTCGTCCGATATGAGCAAGAGGGAGGTGTAGGCCGCGTCGTTCCGGCGGTCGTCCTCCGGCTTTCGCAGTGAGGACGTTCCATGCACACCATCCGGTACCAGACGCTCGCGACGCTGGCCTTCTGTACCCTGACCGTCGCGGGCTGTGAATCGAACAAGAGCCGCAATCCCCTGAGCCCCACCGTCGCGGGGCCCATTGCCGGCGTCACCATCACGGCGCCCAAGACGCTCGAACCCGTCAACGGGCAGGCGATCACCTCGGGCAACCCCGTGATCCTGCTCATCGAGAACGCCGCGACCACCGGTGAACGTCCGATCTGGCTCCAGGTCGAGATCGCCACCGACACGGCGTTCCAGAACAAGGTCCACACCGGCGACAAGGTCTCGCCCGGATCCGGCGGACGCACGACGTATCAGGTCCCCATCGCGCTGCCGGCCGGCGGCGCCCGCTACTACTGGCGCGCCCGGGCTCTCGATGGCGCCAATACCGGCGAATACTCTGCCGCGTCCAGTTTCGTCATCCAGGACCCCGTCGTGATCGGCATCCCGTCGCCCGCGGGTCCGACGGGCGGCACGGTGGTGACGTCCAACGCCCCGGATCTCACGGTGGCCAATGGCGTGGCGACAGGTCCGCTCGGCGGCCCTGTGGTCTATCGTTTCGAGGTCGCCACCGACGCCAACTTCGCCAACATGGTCGGTGTCCTCGCCGTGCAGCGCAGCGGCGGGTCCACCACGACGGTCCAGCCGACGGGCCTGCAGTACAACACCACCTACTACTGGCGTGTGAACGCCACCGATGGCGTCCTGACGTCGCCGTACTCCCCGACGGCGAGCTTCAAGACGCCCGCGTCGCCGGCGCCGACACCGTCGCCCAATCCCACCAATCCCACGACGCCGACGACACCGACGACGCCCACGACGCCGACCAATCCCGCGCCGGCGCCACCGAGCGGCGGCGCGCGCACGCCCAACCCCGGTCCGGGCCAGCGACTGCCGCTGCCCGACATGTCGTGGGTGGTCGAAGACGTGGCGCGGCAGTACCCGCAGGCTCTGCGCAACTCCTGCCAGGATCACGGGGGCTCCTGGGAGTTCATGGATCGCGTGGTCGACAGGCTGCGCCAGTACGACACCCGCTGGGGCTACAACGGCAAGCGCGGCAACGCCAGCGACCCGTCGCACGACGTGATCGACTACAACTGGGGATCCGATCGCGACGAGGGGACGACCAACGTCTACATCATCGACATCATCGGGGGGCACTGCGGATCGACGCCGTCGCCGGCCTGGATCGATCAGACGGGTGTCACCGCCAGTTCCGGCACCATCGGCCGCTGGACGGGCCGCGGGCGTTTCTGAGTCCCTCATCCCTGCAACCGGGGCGGCGCCCGTCCGCCTCGGTTGACTTCCTTCTCGCCCTATCCAACAATCGTTCGTCCGAATTCCCGGCGGACACGCAATCCCGGTGCGGTCGCCGTGCGCCCGCACCACACGTCAACCACGTCCACGACGACAACGATCCGACGGGGCTCGGAGCGGCTGTTCGACCGTTTCCTCTATGAATTCACGTACTTTGTTGGTCCTGGGGCTGCTGCTCACGCCGGCGCTTGCCGCGGCACAGTCCACTCCCTACGAACAGCGCGGCTTCGTGCAGATCGGTGCCGGAGCCCAGAGCGGCTCGCACGACGTCGTCAGCACGTCGACGTTCACCATCTACGACGAGCAGGGCACGGTGGCCGGCGCGCAGACGTACGGCGGCGGCACCATCCTGAACATCGGCGCGGGCGCGCGGGTGTGGAAGAACCTGGTGCTGGCGCTGAACTACACGCGCAACTCGGACACCATGGATACGGCGGTGGTGGCGCGCGTGCCGCATCCGTTGTTCCTCAACCGGCTGCGTGAAGCGCCGATGCCCGTGAGCGGCCTGAAGCACGAAGAGCAGGCCTATCACGTGAGCCTGAACTGGATGATCCCCATCGGGAAGGACCTCACGCTCGGCGTGGGCGCCGGGCCGTCGTTCGTGGGCGTGTCTCACGAGTTCGCCAGTTCCGCGCGGGTGCAGGAGACGGGCACCGCGCCCGACTTCGCGACCGTGATCGTGCAGGACGTGACGTTCACGCGCGGTGAGAAGACGGGCAAGACGATCAACGTCGGTGCGGACCTCACCTACAACCTGCCGTTCGAGCTCGGTCAGGCGGGCCGCCTGGGCGCGACCCTCGGCTTCAGGTATGCCGGCGGCACCGTGAACCTGCCCACGGGCTCGTCGGGTGACGTGGACGTCAAGTACGGCGGCACCCAGTTCTGGGGCGGCCTCCGCGTCTCCTTCTGATCGCGTTGCCACGAGGATCCACGACCATGAAGCATCTCTTCTCCACCGGTCTCGTCTCGCTGCTCGCGCTCAGCGCCGCCTGCAGCAACAGCTCCAACCCCATGTCGCCATCGGCGACGGGCATCGGCTCCGTATCGGCCGTGCCCGAGGGCACGCCGACGCTCAAAGCCAACACGCCGAGCACGCCTGAGCCCGCCTCGGGTGCCACCACCGAACTCGGCCCCAGCAACACCATCCCCGTGACGCTGTCGGTGACGACCGCCACCGCGACGCACGCCAACACCGTGACGCTCGGTCACCGCTTCCAGTTGTTCGAGGGCACCACGCTGATCGCGGAACCGCTGGTCCCGGCCGGCAGTGGCCGCACGAGCTGGCAGGTGACGGCGCAGCTCAAGTACGACGCGACGTACACGTGGCGCGCGCGCGCGGAACTGGCCGACGCCTATGGGGCGTGGTCACCGACGTGGACGTTCAAGACACCCGCGGCGCCTGTCTCGGGTGCGTTCCGCACGCCCGATCCGGCGCCCGGGACGCGCCTGCCGCTCCCCAACCGCATAGGTGTGGTCGACGCGGCGTTCAGGGCACGCCCCGACCTGGTCAGGCGTTCCTGCCAGGAGCACGGCGGCACGTGGGAGTTCATGGACTACCTGGTCGACGAGCTCCGCAAGGAGGACAACCGCTGGGGCTACAACGGCAAGCGCGGCAACGTGAACGACCCGTCGATGGACGTGGTCGACTACCACTGGGGCGCGGGTCCGAGCGACAACAGCACGCAGGTCTACATCATCGACATCATGTTCCAGCACTGCGGCAACTCGCCGTCGGCGGCATGGATCGATCAGACGGGCATCACGGCCGAGCAGCGCAGCATCGGTCGCTGGACCGGCCGCGGCCGCTTCACCAACTAGCCTCGGCATTTCGCAGGATGGAGCGTCGGCCCTTTTCGGGAAGGAAAGGGCCGACGCTTGCTGTCATCGACGAGGCCCCCGGGGACGAACTGGCTCCGGACGCTCGACGATGACGATCGAGCGCGTGCTGAACGTCAGCCGCCTGTCGTGACGCCAGTCGCGCAACACGTGCCTGAACCTCGCCAGGCGCGCGCGATGCGTCGGATCGAGGGATTCGCCTTCCAGGCGGTCGATGAGGGCCAGTTCGAGCGTCGCGATGGTGGTGTCTGGGGCGAAGGCCAGGAACGCCCGGCCTTGTCCGAGTGACACCAGTTTCACGTCAGGCAGGTCGTCGAACGCATCTTCGCGAACGACGATCAGCGACTGACCGTGGCCGATGGGGAGCAAGTCCACGTCAGGCGGCTCCCCGCTGCCGCCCGCCTCAGCCTCGTCTCTGCCCCGCAGCCTGTCCACGAGCTTCACGATCGCCCACCCGACGTCCGGATCGGTCTGTTGCAGGAATTCCACGGCGTCCTGCGGCAACGTCAACGCCACCAGCGTCGACGGCCTGCCGAACTTGGGCGGTCGTCCTCGGGCCATCGGCCAATTGGACGCGAGGCATTTGCTCAGATCAATGATGATTTTTCGAAGCAATTCATCCGGTGCCGCGAGGACCGGCCCGGAGCGTCGGCTTCACCCGTGAGCCGGATGTAGATAGGGCCGGCCCTCCGGGCCCGGCCGTCGCGGCACCGCTTGCCGTATGATCTCCCCCCGTGGCCGAGGACACGTTCTACAAGTCGTTTTCAGAGAAACAGCTCACCGGCTTCGGCGCCGCACGCCGCAGCCGGATCGAGCGCACGCGCCTCGGCCTGCTCCAGCAGTCCATCCAGCCGCCGGGCCGCTTCGTCGAAGTCGGACCCGGACGCGGCACGCTGGCCGAACTGGCCGTCGCGGCGGGCTGGGACTACACGGCCATCGAGCCCAGCGACATCCTGATCGATGTGCTGACGCAGAAGGGCCTGAAGGTGATCAAGGCCTTCACGCCGCCGATCCCGGGCGACGGCGACTCGCTCGACGTGCTGTATGCCGACCAGGTGATGGAGCACATGCCGGGTATCGATGCGGCGCGCGCCTTCACGTCCGATGCCCTACGCCTCCTTCGTCCCGGCGGCGTCTTCTTCGTCGTCGTGCCGGATTATCTGAAGGAACGGACGTTCTTCTGGGACGTCGACTACACGCACAACTTCGTGACCACCGAGCGGCGGATGCGGCAGCTGTTCAACGATGGCGGTTTTCACGTGGAGCGCGTGGTGCGCAGCATCGGCGTGGCAACGGGGCTGCGGCGTGACGCGCTGGCCGCGGCCGCCGTCCTCGCCAATCTCCCGGGCCTGAACACGTTCTCGCGATGGACGGGCACCGAAGACACTCTCTTCAAGGTGCGCAAGAACCTGTTCGAGACGCTGACCTTCGTCGCGCGCAAGCCCACGACCGGCCGGAACTGATGCACCGTACTTTCCCGTCGCGCGCATGCGACCACTGCCGCATCTGATCGGCTGGCTCCGCTCGCTCTGGGTGCGGGCCGCCCTGACGGTGGCGATCCTGGTCTATCTGGTGCGCCAGGTGGACGCCGGCGATGCGATGCGGGCCATCCTGCACGCCGATCCGCTGGCGCTCGCCGTGGTCGGCGGGCTCGTGCTGCTCGATCGTGCCGTCATGATCTGGCGCTGGGTCCTGCTCCTGCGCGCCAGCGGCACGTCGATCGACACGGCGACGGCGTCACGCATCTTCCTCGTCAGTTCGTTCGTGGGGAGTTTCCTGCCCGCGGGTGTCGGTGGCGACGCCGCGCGTGCCTACGCGCTCGGACAACGGACGTCGCAGCGCGGTGCGGCGGTGGCATCTGTCGCCGTCGACCGCATCCTCGGCGTGGTGGCCATCGCGCTGATGGGTGCGATCGGCGTGGCGTTCTACATGAGCCGGCACGCCGACCCGCAGATTCGTGTGGCCGCCATCACCAGCGCCATCGCGGTGCTGGTGGGGTCGGTGGCGGCCGTGTGGGCCGACCGCTGGCTGCGCTGGCTGCCGCGCACCTGGCACGACTGGACACCTGTCCGCCTGCCCTTGCGTATCGCCGACGCGATGGCGGCATACCGCAGGACGCCACGCGCGCTGGTTCAGGTGTTCGCGCTGTCTGTGCTGGTGCAACTGCTCCGGATTCTCCAGGCGTACGGGCTCGGCCTCGGTCTCGGGCTGACGGTTCCGTTCGCGTACTACCTGGTGTTCATGCCCATCGGCCTGCTGATGCTGCTCCTGCCCATCTCGATCAGCGGGTTCGGCCTGCCGCAGGGCGTGATCATGTGGCTCCTCCAACCCGTGGGCGTCCCCCGCGAGTTGTCGCTGGCTCTGGCAACACTGATCGTGCTGTCGGGCCTGTTCGGCAACCTGCCCGGTGCCTGGCTGTACCTGAAACGGGCGACCTAGGGCCACGGTTGGGCCCCTATGGCACGGCCCGCTTTGACTGGCCACCACAAGATGCTGTAGAGTCAAGCACTTATGGCGCAAGTATACGCGGCCAAGTACCTCGCCAAAGCGGCGCTCTCTGCTCCCCGGGATTTCGTCAACAGCTACATCGGGCGCGTCAAGCCGCTCCACCCGACGGTCCTGATCTTCCATGTCACCTTCGTGTGCGACGCCCGCTGCAACATGTGCAGCAACTGGACGCGTGGCAACCGCAAGGAGGACATGACCCTCGAGCAGATCGAGCAGGTCTTCGACTCCCCGCTCTGGAAA of Acidobacteriota bacterium contains these proteins:
- a CDS encoding glycosyltransferase family 4 protein — protein: MSQKISVLHVCDHLGWAGSRMHGVKRLFAWTLPRFDPARFDVSLVSLRQKDTSEDTLEQFGVDVTYLHKGKFDPATLTALLKVMDRKGTQVLHLHGYGATTFGRLAAAMRGTAALLHEHANHTTTPWFQQVADSLLAPYTDLAIAVSKSTAEFTIRARKMPAEKTRVVYLGAPLEEFGRPRGAQEIAAAREALGITPGTFAVGTVTRLMPAKGNKYLIDAVGPIVEQIPSAQIYLAGEGELHGELEAQARALGVADRVHFLGFQRDVARVLSAFDLVVFPSLWEGTPLTSFEALAMGKPIVSTDADGLCEILRDGVDAVVVPKERARDIADAVVALERDPVRRAALGAEAQRTSRRYDIDAYVRKMERLYDLMARVSKPTKRQGLLHEDLSFLDDGVKA
- a CDS encoding flippase-like domain-containing protein, with the protein product MRPLPHLIGWLRSLWVRAALTVAILVYLVRQVDAGDAMRAILHADPLALAVVGGLVLLDRAVMIWRWVLLLRASGTSIDTATASRIFLVSSFVGSFLPAGVGGDAARAYALGQRTSQRGAAVASVAVDRILGVVAIALMGAIGVAFYMSRHADPQIRVAAITSAIAVLVGSVAAVWADRWLRWLPRTWHDWTPVRLPLRIADAMAAYRRTPRALVQVFALSVLVQLLRILQAYGLGLGLGLTVPFAYYLVFMPIGLLMLLLPISISGFGLPQGVIMWLLQPVGVPRELSLALATLIVLSGLFGNLPGAWLYLKRAT
- a CDS encoding NAD-dependent epimerase/dehydratase family protein, which produces MTVLVTGATGFTGGHLARHLRHRGVQVRGLVRQKSLARPDVAALRDAGVEIVTGDLTDARAVAAACAGTDIVYHIAATYREAGQPDSAYRAINVQGVQHVIDGARAGGATRVVHCSTGGVHGHVANPPANEDAPFNPGDVYQDTKLEGERLARAEGVKGGIEVVIARPIGIYGPGDMRFLKMFRGISRRRFPVLGSGEVFYHLTFIDDLCEGFRLCGEVPAAAGRTYILGGPRYTTLNELVDLIATELKVTPLPVHLPVWPFWLAGAACEAVCVPLRIQPPLYRRRVDFYTKSRAFDITRARTELGFNPVVGLPEGIRRTIAWYRAQGLL
- a CDS encoding glycosyltransferase, yielding MTSPATPLRILMLAPEPFFEPRGTPFSEYHRIKALVEDGHAVDLVTYPIGRDVELPRLRIFRSWRPPLVTTVPIGPSVTKLVLDACLVLTILRVAFLGRTRYDAIHSHEEMGVVGVWLGRRLGIPHLYDMHSSLPQQLGNFKYSRSRVLRWGFQRAEDYMVRGSQVVITICQELQDAVHEMGVGDRAVLIENVMGGDVDPTPGPGRAAVRAAWGLTPDQPVVLYTGTFEQYQGLDLLLDASVALKARVPDVAVLVAGGAPEQVAGMTARARERGAPLVFTGQRPPVEVPHLVDACDVLVSPRISGTNTPLKIYSYLRSARPIVATNLRTHTQVLSPDSAVLVEPTPDALADGLARAIVEPALAGRVVDGARRLADDQYSRQSYLTRTRRAYEMLMASMRHRVLPVAGAAASGGQDGR
- a CDS encoding flippase-like domain-containing protein, with protein sequence MLFRQTDMSAVLARLRQVEPAWVGLALLVHTALLIVSGWRWRRLLVTQDVHASTWQLTVSCLVANFFNNFLPSNIGGDVVRVADTAGLTGSRTVATAVVLLDRALGFIALVAVAACGSLLLRHALPGTGYLWVLLVLGAVGAAVVVSRPALVPRLLRPLTRVREEWVTERLGRIEDMLGRVGSDRGRLLQAFAGAVVVQVLVVLFYVCVARGLHVDLPLRDALVIVPVSLVIQLAPVSINGFGVREAVFSYLFKRLGHPVDAGLALSIAGAALLILTSLPGGLVFLLRKEGLMVAARSSDMSKREV
- a CDS encoding class I SAM-dependent methyltransferase, translated to MAEDTFYKSFSEKQLTGFGAARRSRIERTRLGLLQQSIQPPGRFVEVGPGRGTLAELAVAAGWDYTAIEPSDILIDVLTQKGLKVIKAFTPPIPGDGDSLDVLYADQVMEHMPGIDAARAFTSDALRLLRPGGVFFVVVPDYLKERTFFWDVDYTHNFVTTERRMRQLFNDGGFHVERVVRSIGVATGLRRDALAAAAVLANLPGLNTFSRWTGTEDTLFKVRKNLFETLTFVARKPTTGRN